The following are encoded in a window of Dioscorea cayenensis subsp. rotundata cultivar TDr96_F1 chromosome 16, TDr96_F1_v2_PseudoChromosome.rev07_lg8_w22 25.fasta, whole genome shotgun sequence genomic DNA:
- the LOC120278908 gene encoding putative disease resistance RPP13-like protein 1 has translation MICDLLHEKSLFLVLDDVWNENVWIDLVKNSIEGTTKKCRVLVTTRDISIAKKMRATYIHPVNKLSTDVGWELLCKKVFTNNNTQDMQRLKDIGMKIVEKCDGLPVAIKAIAGLLITKSQNKKDWENVLKSDAWTIKGLPEELQGALYLSYEALPSALKHCFLYCALYPRGHEFSLEDLVCHWIAEGYIEAKGNASMEDVAKSYYMELICRSFLQPNPQYADMSICTIHDLLRALAEFFAGDESFLGDPQEVQSIESMKKLRRLTVTSNRESVNIPHLHCLRSLRLWTPPSLNTQVIGNLKHLRLLFLNGGMIENIPDSIGDLVHLRLLDLEGTCIHNLPDSLGNLINLQFLLLNDCEFLHIIPKSITKLYNLRWLRLYNTPLNYVPKGIGKLEHLHYVKGLTIGNSGDDGEEGCNSEELQMLEKLSYLSVRNLEKLSDKSSSILSSKIHLRELRLCCTPNYTNEHIQQQEMDKIVQVFDELCPPPCLEKLLIDSFFGGRYPKWMLSSTSITTALQELIYLALTNCSNCPHLPQLGQLPQLKYLRIEGAAAVVSIGPEFLGIKYNGEPTEIAFPKLETLLFINMSNWEEWSLISGRRRRRQRA, from the coding sequence ATGATTTGTGATTTACTGCATGAAAAGAGCTTATTTCTAGTTTTAGATGATGTTTGGAATGAGAACGTATGGATTGATTTAGTTAAAAATTCAATTGAAGGAACTACAAAAAAATGTAGGGTCTTGGTGACCACAAGAGATATAAGTATAGCTAAAAAAATGAGGGCAACATATATCCACCCTGTCAACAAACTGTCTACGGATGTTGGTTGGGAATTGCTATGCAAAAAAGTTTTCACAAACAATAATACACAAGATATGCAGAGACTGAAGGATATTGGGATGAAAATCGTTGAAAAATGTGATGGTCTTCCGGTAGCAATAAAAGCCATTGCTGGTCTTCTTATAACAAAAagccaaaataaaaaagactGGGAGAATGTGCTTAAAAGCGATGCTTGGACTATTAAAGGACTCCCAGAAGAGCTCCAAGGAGCATTATACTTGAGTTATGAAGCCTTACCTTCAGCTCTTAAACATTGTTTTCTCTATTGTGCCCTTTACCCCCGTGGACATGAATTTTCTTTAGAAGATCTTGTTTGCCATTGGATTGCAGAAGGTTATATTGAAGCAAAGGGAAATGCATCAATGGAGGATGTTGCGAAAAGCTATTACATGGAGTTAATTTGTAGGAGTTTCTTACAACCTAACCCTCAGTATGCAGATATGTCGATTTGCACAATTCATGATTTGTTGCGAGCACTAGCTGAGTTTTTCGCAGGTGATGAAAGTTTTTTAGGTGATCCACAAGAAGTACAAAGCATTGAATCAATGAAAAAACTACGCCGTTTGACAGTTACAAGTAATAGGGAAAGTGTGAATATTCCACATCTTCATTGCCTAAGAAGCTTGAGGTTATGGACTCCTCCAAGTTTGAACACACAAGTGATTGGCAACTTAAAACATTTGCGTTTATTATTTCTCAATGGAGGCATGATTGAGAATATTCCGGACAGTATTGGGGATTTAGTGCACTTGAGGCTTTTGGATCTAGAGGGTACATGCATTCATAACCTACCGGATTCTCTGGGAAATCTCATTAATTTGCAATTCTTGTTGCTTAATGATTGCGAGTTTTTGCATATCATTCCAAAAAGCATAACTAAGCTCTACAATTTGAGGTGGCTTCGGCTTTACAACACTCCTTTGAATTATGTGCCAAAGGGAATAGGCAAGTTGGAACACCTTCATTATGTGAAAGGATTGACCATCGGAAATAGTGGTGATGATGGAGAAGAGGGATGCAACTCAGAAGAGCTACAAATGCTTGAAAAACTCAGTTACCTTTCTGTAAGAAACTTGGAGAAATTAAGCGACAAAAGTTCTTCGATACTGTCAAGCAAGATTCACCTCAGAGAACTAAGGCTTTGTTGCACACCTAATTACACTAATGAGCATATTCAACAGCAAGAGATGGACAAGATTGTGCAAGTCTTTGATGAGCTGTGTCCACCTCCATGCCTTGAAAAGCTACTGATTGACAGCTTTTTTGGTGGTCGATATCCAAAGTGGATGTTGTCATCGACTTCTATTACTACTGCTCTTCAAGAGTTGATTTATTTGGCCTTAACCAATTGCTCAAATTGCCCTCATCTTCCCCAACTTGGCCAACTTCCCCAGCTCAAGTATCTGAGGATAGAAGGAGCAGCTGCAGTAGTATCAATTGGTCCTGAATTTCTCGGTATAAAATATAATGGAGAACCTACAGAAATTGCCTTCCCTAAGCTTGAAACCCTACTATTCATTAACATGAGTAATTGGGAGGAATGGTCATTGATCAgtgggagaagaagaagaagacaacgAGCCTGA